One uncultured Tolumonas sp. genomic window carries:
- a CDS encoding methyl-accepting chemotaxis protein, with product MTISIVQRIRLGFVFLLLLLLFLGVISYVKTATIHGRFRQVTEVATPLTLNASRLREALMAADRDTLAHLANWELSGFPHLRQSFAQEKVRYDQYIHEFAALTLDTDSTQLLQKVTHEAPQLFTISEQLMGLHEEEATLAHKLSQMRSDFLQLDDNYRSAADLLLHFTATQRSLQNKAELITSGIARDLKMIQRADDKTNLQDLQSVLAKDIEIANKRLARIAVPDDVKARFTRHVQRIPQLVFGEQGLIAALSRNQAISQQMRVLQTKQEASAKQLGLALDKLISISNQSMQVDRKNTDAAVQSASFWIVAVSFFSVLVALLIASNTARSIQIPLTRINQVLTLMANGDMTLRINYQVKNELGELANSIDQLAHNTNGLLVEIQNGSEDLVRETQNTSDISALVKTRVQEQKKQTDQVAAAISELESSATEVARSSEHARSEVDSANSESQRGMSIVLENRQGIEQLATEISAAVLITHKLEGFSSNIGNILEVIRGIAEQTNLLALNAAIEAARAGDAGRGFAVVSDEVRALATRSQGATQEIQSMINNLQNCSSEVAAVMARSHEQTQLSVHQTRETERALENIALRMNAIKEIADQVAYAAEEQISVSQGVAQHVAGIAGVAYETEQASIASANSSEVLAELADRQQALIARFKV from the coding sequence ATGACAATTTCAATTGTGCAACGTATTCGATTGGGTTTTGTATTTCTCCTGCTGTTATTACTGTTTCTTGGTGTTATCAGTTATGTGAAAACGGCGACTATTCATGGCCGGTTTCGCCAGGTCACCGAGGTAGCTACGCCGCTGACATTAAACGCTAGTCGTTTGCGAGAAGCCTTGATGGCCGCTGATCGGGACACCTTGGCGCACTTAGCGAACTGGGAATTATCTGGTTTTCCTCACTTACGACAGAGTTTTGCTCAAGAGAAAGTGCGTTATGATCAGTATATCCATGAATTTGCTGCATTGACCTTGGACACTGACAGTACGCAACTGTTGCAGAAAGTAACTCATGAGGCTCCGCAACTCTTTACCATTTCGGAACAATTGATGGGGCTGCATGAAGAAGAGGCGACGTTAGCGCACAAGCTATCGCAAATGCGTAGCGACTTTTTACAACTGGACGATAACTATCGTTCAGCGGCGGATTTGTTGCTGCATTTTACTGCGACTCAACGCTCTTTACAGAATAAAGCGGAGTTGATCACCAGTGGTATTGCTCGTGACCTGAAGATGATTCAGCGTGCCGATGATAAAACCAATCTGCAAGATCTGCAGTCGGTTCTGGCAAAGGATATTGAAATAGCCAATAAGCGGTTGGCGAGGATCGCCGTTCCTGATGATGTAAAAGCCCGATTTACCCGGCATGTGCAACGTATCCCACAGTTGGTATTTGGAGAACAAGGGCTCATTGCTGCACTGTCCCGCAATCAGGCGATCAGCCAACAAATGCGGGTCTTACAAACAAAACAAGAGGCGTCAGCCAAACAACTCGGATTGGCATTAGACAAACTCATATCCATCAGCAATCAGAGCATGCAAGTTGATAGGAAAAATACGGATGCTGCAGTGCAGAGTGCCAGTTTCTGGATTGTGGCGGTTTCATTTTTTTCTGTGCTGGTGGCTTTGCTCATTGCCAGCAACACTGCTCGCAGTATTCAAATACCTCTGACCCGAATTAATCAAGTTTTAACGTTGATGGCCAACGGTGACATGACACTGCGTATTAACTACCAAGTAAAAAATGAGTTGGGTGAGCTCGCTAACTCGATTGATCAATTAGCCCACAATACGAATGGATTACTGGTCGAAATTCAAAATGGCTCGGAAGACCTGGTACGAGAGACACAAAATACGTCAGATATTAGTGCGTTGGTTAAGACTCGGGTTCAGGAGCAGAAAAAGCAAACTGATCAGGTCGCTGCTGCTATCTCAGAACTTGAATCCAGCGCGACAGAAGTGGCCCGCTCAAGCGAACATGCTAGAAGTGAAGTCGATTCTGCCAATAGTGAAAGCCAACGGGGCATGAGTATTGTGCTGGAGAATCGGCAGGGGATTGAACAGTTAGCCACTGAAATTTCAGCGGCCGTGCTGATTACTCATAAATTAGAAGGTTTCAGTAGCAACATCGGCAACATCTTAGAGGTGATCCGTGGTATTGCGGAACAAACAAACTTGCTTGCCTTGAACGCCGCGATTGAAGCGGCCCGAGCGGGTGATGCGGGGCGGGGATTTGCTGTGGTCTCTGATGAAGTCAGAGCATTGGCAACCCGATCGCAAGGGGCTACGCAAGAAATCCAGAGCATGATCAACAATCTACAAAACTGTAGTAGTGAAGTGGCCGCCGTTATGGCGCGCAGTCACGAGCAAACTCAGTTGAGCGTGCATCAAACAAGAGAAACCGAACGTGCGCTGGAAAATATTGCCTTGCGTATGAACGCAATTAAAGAGATTGCTGATCAAGTAGCCTATGCCGCAGAAGAACAAATATCAGTGAGCCAAGGTGTGGCTCAGCATGTGGCCGGTATCGCTGGTGTGGCTTACGAAACGGAACAAGCATCAATCGCATCGGCAAATAGTAGTGAAGTATTGGCCGAACTTGCTGATCGGCAGCAGGCGCTCATCGCGCGTTTCAAAGTTTAG
- a CDS encoding extracellular solute-binding protein codes for MWKLMSALLVWGICLTAAAEELVLETWRVDDEVLWKERFLPRFQAKYPDITVRLQPIRSAEYEQGLSKRLAAGSAGDLITCRPYDQSLQLFQQGHLVDLTDLPGMENFPRFAKAAWQTDTGAQTFCLPIASVIQGFYFNIDIFKQLGLTPPKTRDEFFAVLEKVKQDGRYLPLAFAAHDSWVVSELGYQNIGPNYWHGEDGRLALVNGQARFTDAQYVDVFKELSRWAPYIGANPAEATESQAVDAFATGKAAMIVAGSWAITSFTGKVNFGAFPPPVANAGDACYFTDHTDMGIGINTASKHKEAAMKLVEWMASAEFAELFSNSVPGFFSLSNHFFELKDPVAKTMMGWRDTCDSTIRLGAQFLSRGQPSFTDGLAEVTQAVVLGKMTPEAAAEQIQQGLNTWYVPQQKLSLKSQSSTSLSNPSAP; via the coding sequence ATGTGGAAATTGATGAGTGCCCTACTAGTCTGGGGGATCTGCCTTACTGCTGCGGCAGAAGAGTTAGTTCTGGAAACCTGGCGAGTGGATGATGAAGTGTTATGGAAGGAACGCTTTTTACCTCGTTTTCAAGCCAAATATCCCGATATCACCGTGCGTTTGCAGCCGATCCGTTCGGCTGAATATGAGCAAGGTTTATCCAAACGATTAGCTGCGGGAAGTGCGGGTGATCTCATCACTTGCCGGCCTTATGACCAATCGCTACAACTGTTTCAACAAGGCCATTTAGTTGATTTGACAGATTTACCGGGGATGGAGAATTTTCCCCGTTTTGCAAAAGCGGCTTGGCAAACAGATACGGGAGCGCAAACTTTTTGCTTACCGATTGCTTCAGTGATCCAAGGTTTTTATTTCAACATAGACATTTTTAAGCAACTTGGATTAACGCCACCTAAAACCCGCGATGAGTTTTTTGCCGTGTTAGAAAAGGTAAAACAGGATGGACGTTATCTGCCGCTGGCATTTGCAGCTCATGATAGTTGGGTGGTATCCGAATTGGGATATCAAAATATCGGGCCGAATTATTGGCACGGTGAAGATGGGCGGCTGGCATTAGTCAATGGTCAGGCCCGGTTTACTGATGCACAATATGTCGATGTGTTTAAAGAGTTATCTCGTTGGGCTCCCTATATTGGCGCTAACCCTGCCGAGGCAACAGAAAGCCAAGCTGTCGATGCGTTTGCTACAGGCAAGGCTGCCATGATTGTGGCCGGCTCTTGGGCTATTACTTCGTTTACAGGAAAGGTCAATTTTGGCGCATTCCCTCCGCCAGTCGCGAATGCTGGTGATGCTTGTTATTTCACTGATCATACAGATATGGGCATTGGTATTAATACGGCCAGTAAACATAAGGAAGCGGCGATGAAGCTGGTGGAGTGGATGGCTTCAGCCGAATTTGCTGAGCTATTTTCCAATTCGGTGCCCGGGTTTTTCTCGCTTTCTAACCATTTTTTTGAATTAAAAGATCCTGTAGCGAAAACCATGATGGGATGGCGAGATACCTGTGATTCTACCATCAGACTGGGGGCCCAATTTTTGTCTCGCGGTCAGCCATCGTTTACGGATGGATTGGCGGAGGTGACGCAAGCTGTTGTGTTAGGAAAAATGACGCCAGAAGCGGCTGCGGAGCAAATACAACAAGGATTGAACACTTGGTATGTGCCGCAACAAAAACTAAGTTTAAAATCGCAGTCATCCACTAGTCTTAGCAACCCCTCCGCACCTTAA